Within Kiloniellales bacterium, the genomic segment CCGTCGCCGCCCGCCAACTCCTCGCCTCCGCTGCCGACGCGGCGGTCCTGGCCGCCGCGTCGCGCCTGCCCGATCAGGCGAGCGCGCGCAGCACCGCCCTCAGCTACGTGGAAAAGAACATTGCCCCCTCTCAGTACGGCCAGGTCCTCCGGGACGAGGACGTCGAGTTCGGCATCTGGGATCCCGCCTGCCGCCGCTTCAGATCGCTCGGCTCCCGTTCCGGTAAAGAGTATGAGGGCGAAGAAGACGACGGCGGTAGCGGGTCCTCGCCCTCCTCGTGCGGCAACGGCCCGGGGAGTTCCCTGCTAGGGGCGGCGCCCGACGCCGTCAGGGTCACCACGCGGTTCTCGCCCGAGAACGGCAACGGGCTGAATACCCTCTTCGCCCAAGTCTTCGGCCGCGACAGCATGGAAATCGCCGCCCGCGCCGTCGCCGGGCGCGGCGGGCCGCCCTGCGTGCTTGCGCTCGATCCCCTGGCTTCCTCCGCCATGAGCCTGGGCGGCAGCGCCAGCGTCACCGCGTCCGGATGCGGCGTCCAGGTCAATTCAACGGCGTCGTCGGCACTTAGCGTGAAGGGCGGTGCAAACCTCACCGCGAGCGACATCTGCGTCGCCGGCAGGGCCAGTGCAAAAAGCGGCGCCACCAGTCCCGAGCCGAAGGAGTACTGCCCCGCCATCACCGATCCCCTGGCGGGCCTGGAGACGCCCGACGTCGGCGCCTGCGATTTTGTCGATCTCTCCCTGAATGGGGCCATGACCACCCTCGACCCCGGGGTCTACTGCGGCGGCCTCGACATCGGCAAAAGCTCGGACATCACATTGTCGCCCGGCCTCTACATCATTCAGGACGGCCCGCTCTCGGTGGCCACGGGGTCTTCGATTTCCGGCTCGGAAGTGACGGTCTTCCTGACCGGGGACGATGCGCTGCTGTCCTTCAAGAGCGGGTCCATCATCAACCTGACCGCCCCGAGGAGCGGCGCGATGGAAGGCGTCCTGTTGTTCCAGGATCCCGACTTCGGCGGCGTCCACGACTGGAAGGGCAAGTCGACCACGGCGTTGCAGGGCGTGATCTATTTTCCGTCCGGCAGTCTGGTCTCCAAGAACGACAACGCCATCGCGCCGCTGGGCTCCTGCCTCGTCCTCATCGCCCAAAGGCTGGAGTTCACCGCCAGCGGCGGCGCCTCGATCGACATAACGCAGTCGAATTGCCGCAAAGCGCTGCCCGGCCCCTACAGCCGCGGCGTCGTGTTGCTGGACTAGAGGAGAGGGACCATCATGAATGTGCGACGGCTCAAGTTTCTGGCCTTGGCCATGGTGCTGACTCTCGGCGGCGTTGGCGCCGTCTACCTGTCGAATCTCCTGGACCGGCGAGCGGAGAGCATGGCGCGCTACGTCAGGGTCGACGTCTGGGCGGTGCAGCAGGCCGAATACGAACTGCAGCAGGTCAGGACTGTCTTCGCCCGCCATGTCGCCGGTGACGCCGACGCCAACCAGGCCATGGTGCGTCAGCAGTTCATGCGTGCCCGCAGTGCACTCGGCCTGCTCGAGCGCAACCCCGACTATCGCGAGCACAGTCTCTTCGCGGACTTCGACGGAACGGCCGATCTCGCCGCCTCGACCCTCGACGATCTCGCCGCGGTGCTCGGGGGACAGAGGAACCTAAGCGGCGACCTCGACAGCCTCAGGCGGGTCGAGGAGGCCTTGGCCGAGCCCACCTTCAGGCTGCGAAGGCTGGCCTTCAACCTGGCGCAGGTCCGGCTCGAGCTCCAG encodes:
- a CDS encoding pilus assembly protein TadG-related protein, which encodes MKCTGALVRTIRRLGENQAGGTTVFIAVSLTVLLGAAAISIDYARAVAARQLLASAADAAVLAAASRLPDQASARSTALSYVEKNIAPSQYGQVLRDEDVEFGIWDPACRRFRSLGSRSGKEYEGEEDDGGSGSSPSSCGNGPGSSLLGAAPDAVRVTTRFSPENGNGLNTLFAQVFGRDSMEIAARAVAGRGGPPCVLALDPLASSAMSLGGSASVTASGCGVQVNSTASSALSVKGGANLTASDICVAGRASAKSGATSPEPKEYCPAITDPLAGLETPDVGACDFVDLSLNGAMTTLDPGVYCGGLDIGKSSDITLSPGLYIIQDGPLSVATGSSISGSEVTVFLTGDDALLSFKSGSIINLTAPRSGAMEGVLLFQDPDFGGVHDWKGKSTTALQGVIYFPSGSLVSKNDNAIAPLGSCLVLIAQRLEFTASGGASIDITQSNCRKALPGPYSRGVVLLD